AATGATATTGGACATTGGAAATTGGACATTTTTTTGACATTTGAACTTGGGATTTGGGATTTATTATAGAATGGATGAATTTTAAAACAGCCAAACATATAAAATACGATATACTGAATAGTTACTAGAGAGGATAGAAGGCAAGATTCTTTTTGTAAGAGGACTAAAGGTTATGCTTGATAGAGACCTGGCAGAGCTTTATGGGGTAACTACTGGCAATCTAAATAAGGCTGTAAAGAGAAATTTAGGCAGATTTCCTTTGGATTTTATGTTTCAATTGACTAAGGAGGAATTTAATGACTTGATCTTCCATTTTGGAATATCAAGATGGGGTGGAACAAGGAAGCTTCCTTATGCCTTTACAGAGAATGGCGTAGCTATGTTATCATCTGTGCTTAATAGTGAAAGGGCAATTTCTGTAAATATTCAAATTATGAGGGTCTTTACAAAGATAAGGCAAATGGTAGCAAGCAATGAAGAATTAAGGAAAAGGATTGAGGCTATGGAAAGAAAACATGAGAAATATGACCAGCAGTTTAAGATTGTCTTTGATGCTATAAAAAGCTTGTTAGCCATACCAGCTAAAGAGGTAAAGAAGATAGGGTTTAGGGAATGAAGAAGGTTTTTATTTTTTGGTTTTGGAAACACGAATGAACACGAATAAACCACGAATGAACACGAATAAAGAAGGCTTTATTGTCTCGCAAAGACGCCAAGAACGCAAAGAACGCAAAAAAGATTGGGAACTTATACCCCTTATTTCCTTTGCGCCTTTGCGAGATGAAAAAGGTTTTAGGGTTTTGGAACACGAATGAGGCACGAATGAGGTACGAATGAGCACGAATTTAGTGTTAATTGGTGTTTTATTGGTGTGTATTTGTGGTTTCTCTATCTCTAAGATTTATGATATGGGATGGAAAGGTATTTAGGATTGCTGGTTTTTGTTTGTGCCTTCGGCGTATATCTTCATACCCTTACTCCAAGTGTTGGGCTTCATGATTCAGGGGAGCTTATAACCGTTGCATACACATTAGGCATTGCCCATCCCCCAGGCTATCCCCTTTATACCCTACTTGGCAAGCTTTGGACAACTATTATACCAATTGGAAGCATTGCCTTTAGGATGAATATGCAATCAGCATTATTTGCCTCCCTTGCTGTAATGATGACCTATTTTATCACCTTAAAAGTGAGCGGAAGAGCGGAGGAACGGAAGAACGGAAGAATAATTTCAAGCGTTGTTGCATCTTTGATTTTGGCCTTCTCTCCCACATTTTGGGAACAAGCAGTAATTGCTGAGAAATATACCCTAAATGCCTTCTTCTTCAGCCTGCTTGTCTTTGTTTTGCTTAAGTGGCAAGACTCCAGACTCCAGACTCCAGACTCCAGACTTCTTTATTTGTTTTCCTTTATCTTAGGCCTATCCTTCACCCACCACTTCCAGAC
The window above is part of the bacterium genome. Proteins encoded here:
- a CDS encoding ORF6N domain-containing protein — translated: MEGKILFVRGLKVMLDRDLAELYGVTTGNLNKAVKRNLGRFPLDFMFQLTKEEFNDLIFHFGISRWGGTRKLPYAFTENGVAMLSSVLNSERAISVNIQIMRVFTKIRQMVASNEELRKRIEAMERKHEKYDQQFKIVFDAIKSLLAIPAKEVKKIGFRE
- a CDS encoding DUF2723 domain-containing protein, which encodes MERYLGLLVFVCAFGVYLHTLTPSVGLHDSGELITVAYTLGIAHPPGYPLYTLLGKLWTTIIPIGSIAFRMNMQSALFASLAVMMTYFITLKVSGRAEERKNGRIISSVVASLILAFSPTFWEQAVIAEKYTLNAFFFSLLVFVLLKWQDSRLQTPDSRLLYLFSFILGLSFTHHFQTIYLVPASLFFILAVPLFQRGVCGADGVFLSKFHLPRQASPEVPSRKGNKLKT